AGCGTACCTTCTCCATAAGCGGCCGTCAGCTCCGTGCGTGCCAGCCGCAAGGCGTTGTAGTCGAGGTTCAGCGGTATGCGGCTCCCCATACGCTTAATCATCCCCGGGTATTCAGCCGCCATCCGGGTGCTGCCGCTCTTGACGTAGGTCTGCAAGGCCTTCGCCACATTGACTGCGTCCTCGCCAATCCCTGCCCGCACTATGTCAGAAATCACCTGCTTGTTACCCTCGGTGATGTTCCATATCCTTTCAGACAGCTTTAACCCGTCCTTGTAGGCCCGGGCGTAGCTTATGGCCACGGCCCGCTTACGCTGAAAAGCATAGGCCCGTATCATCGGCTCTGTCTGCATATCGGCCTTTCGTAGTACGTCCAGTGAGACCGCAAGGCTAAAGGTCAACCCGGCCTCCGCTCCGTTTCCTATGGCCTTGTCAATCTTATTTCCCAAGTCCAAATTCAGCTTCTTCACATCGTCCCCGATTACCTCAAGCAGGTAACGCAATCCCTTATTTCGTCCGCTCCTGTACTCCGTCAATATGCGGCGCACAGAGGCAAGATAAAGGTCAGCTATAGTCTTATCGGTCTGCTGTAGCAGTAGTAGGTAGCGCTTGCGGGCCTGTAAAGCCCATCGGTAATAGCTGCCCGCTGCCGCCCTGATCTCATCAAGGTCTCTGCTCATTCATTCTCACCGCCCGAATCCGTGCCGCCTCCTGCCCCTTTGTTCAGTTCCTCGTCAATGCTCTTGATCTGCTGATCCTGCGTATAGCTTTCTTCAACCGGCATATTCAATAGGCGTGTCTGCTCAATGCGTTCCTTCTCGCCCTCCTTGCCATCCTCGCCCTCCCAAGTCTCCATTGTGTCAATGTACCGCCCCAAGAAGTCAACGGCCGATTGCAAGGAAATAGAATTGCTCGAAAGCGCCAATGAAAGCGCCTGCGTCACGCTATATAGTGTCTGGGCTGCTGCCTGCTCGTCTCTATCCATGACCGCGTCCCAAGTAACCTCGGTCGCATAAGATTTATGGGCCTTGCCCGTTATCCTCGAAAGCATAGCCAGCGCCATCCTCGCAAACAGCTTCCACGAATCCTCCACCTGCTCCCGCTTACGGGATATGCGGCGGATGAGGATAGGCGACTGCTCCTTTGTGCTGGCCTGACTGCTTGATATATGCACTCCGAATGCGAACTCCGGTACCTCCGACGTATCAATGATGCAGTAAAAAATGAATTGCAATAGCGTGGCCGTGTCGCCAATAGCCGAAGCGCACTCAATGAATCCAGCATCTTCATCATTCTTGAGCAGGAATAATTCCTTGCCCTGTAGGTCAATGCTCGCCTGCTTTCCCTCTTTCAGGTCCTTGAATGCTTGCGGGAAATTATTCTGCATGAACTTCGCCACGTCAGAGACCTTGAAAGCCACTTTCGGCGTGCTGTGCATCTTACTTCCGCTGATCGCGTGTATCATCACGTCATGGTACGCCTTTAAGAATGGCTCGATTGGCTCCAGCTCGCTATAGCCGTGCAGCTCCGTTTCGTCCGGCTCATTGCGGAAATGCACAATCGGGATGAATCCCCACGGGTTAGCCTCCTGCGAACTCTCTAAGCCCTCCGGGGCCTTCCCATCCACGGTCGTAACAATCTCATCCGGCGTGATTCGCTGCCGGAACGTGTACTCCTGCTTGTCGCCGCTCTGGTCAATCCACTTATTCTTCGTCAGGATCGTGACTGCCGTATATTCATGCGTAACCGGGTCATATTCAAGGCCGCCGGTCGGTATCTGCTCCGGTGGGATGATGGCGCAGGACAGTCGGGTCTGTGTCTTGTTCTCCGGGTAAAGCGTCGTATCAGCTTTGAGATTCACCAGCCGCAAGAATACCTCACCATCCACAAGATTCTTCTGATGCACCCGCTGCATGATACTGATAAGACCGCTCGTGAAGGCATCGAAATCCTCCTGCGCCCCCTCATCATCACAGGTGAACGTAGGCGTACCCATGAAGCCGGAAAGCGTATTCACAATCGGTTTCGCGAAGCCTGCCCCCAGCTTGTAGCTGTCGTCCCGGTTGTAGTAGAGGTCTCGCGCCCGCCTGTAGTCCACGTGTCCCTCTATATGCAGCGAATACGGGGCCGAATACATATTATGCACATTGAAAAACCAGCTCGCCATTCGCAGCCTGCTCATTTCCCCCTGTGCCTTATTCATCCAATAGCTAATCTTACCCATAAAGTTTCGCCCCTCCTAGAGCTGCTGCCAGCCCGAAATCAACCTCACCACTGCCCGCAAAGGCCAGCACCAGCGCATCGGCTCTATCTGGTGACCGGTGTATGCGCTTCTTGTAGGTTTTCTTGTCCTCCAAAATAATCTGATCCCGACTATTCAGCAGGTATTTCCTCGTCGATAGCTGCGCAGCCAGCTCATCATCTTGCGGTAGCTGCAGGTCTCCATCGGATAGCCGCTGCCGAATACCGCACCATTGCTCCGTTACCCAATTCGCATAGTGTTCCTTATCCTCTGGGCTGCCGCCATTATGGCAGGCAACAACCTCAACATTGAGGCCCTTCTCCATGATTACCTCGCGCAGACGGTCTGTTACGCCGCCGCCCACACCATCATCATCGACCTTGATCGTCGCGTATGGCTTGCTGTAGTCGGCCATCATACCCGTAACTATGCCAACCAACTTGCCTACCGTCGTCATGGTGTCCTGCTTGGTGTAGTGGAACATTCCCAGCACCTTGCCCGCGATCCTCGGCACGAATATAGTCTCATCGTCGCCGAACCGGGCTATATCAGCGCCAATCTCCAACATGGCATCGTGATCGTCCGGCAGCTCTCGCATCATTGCTGCCTCGACCAGCTCCAGCGGTATCAAGCCGTCTGGCTCTGCCTTTGGAAACTCTCCCAGCACGCGCACCCGCACTACATCGGAATCAAGGCCGTACTGCTTTATGAGGCGCTGGCTGTATTGGTCTGCTACACGGTGAGTGTCCATGCAAGATACTTTCGCCGTGTAGTATAGCTCCCTGTCCTCAAAAAAAGAACGCTTGAATACGCCGCTGTTCTTTGTCGGGTTGCCGCATAGCAGCAGCTTCGCGTCCTCCGTCGTCAACGCACCCTCAATGGTCTCGTAGATGGAATCGTCTATGCCGCTGG
This region of Propionispora hippei DSM 15287 genomic DNA includes:
- a CDS encoding structural protein, producing the protein MTEYRSGRNKGLRYLLEVIGDDVKKLNLDLGNKIDKAIGNGAEAGLTFSLAVSLDVLRKADMQTEPMIRAYAFQRKRAVAISYARAYKDGLKLSERIWNITEGNKQVISDIVRAGIGEDAVNVAKALQTYVKSGSTRMAAEYPGMIKRMGSRIPLNLDYNALRLARTELTAAYGEGTLAGAKASPAIGKVRWVLSSSHPRPDICDTYAEGGEGHGVYSVDDCPPYPAHPNCLCTLQPEPEDTGDLIKRLKQWRAAPGSQPDIESWYQQNYRMFE
- a CDS encoding phage portal protein, whose amino-acid sequence is MGKISYWMNKAQGEMSRLRMASWFFNVHNMYSAPYSLHIEGHVDYRRARDLYYNRDDSYKLGAGFAKPIVNTLSGFMGTPTFTCDDEGAQEDFDAFTSGLISIMQRVHQKNLVDGEVFLRLVNLKADTTLYPENKTQTRLSCAIIPPEQIPTGGLEYDPVTHEYTAVTILTKNKWIDQSGDKQEYTFRQRITPDEIVTTVDGKAPEGLESSQEANPWGFIPIVHFRNEPDETELHGYSELEPIEPFLKAYHDVMIHAISGSKMHSTPKVAFKVSDVAKFMQNNFPQAFKDLKEGKQASIDLQGKELFLLKNDEDAGFIECASAIGDTATLLQFIFYCIIDTSEVPEFAFGVHISSSQASTKEQSPILIRRISRKREQVEDSWKLFARMALAMLSRITGKAHKSYATEVTWDAVMDRDEQAAAQTLYSVTQALSLALSSNSISLQSAVDFLGRYIDTMETWEGEDGKEGEKERIEQTRLLNMPVEESYTQDQQIKSIDEELNKGAGGGTDSGGENE
- a CDS encoding terminase B; translation: MSSIEEMAAAMKQYVDDPVPFVRNVLDVSPDDWQVDALRGLGSNARVSIRSGHGVGKTALEAWAVCWFLFTRPYPKIPCTAPTQQQLFDILWPEISKWLKRSPLLNDLFEWQKTKITNKCFPERWFATARTASKSENMAGFHEEHLLFICDEASGIDDSIYETIEGALTTEDAKLLLCGNPTKNSGVFKRSFFEDRELYYTAKVSCMDTHRVADQYSQRLIKQYGLDSDVVRVRVLGEFPKAEPDGLIPLELVEAAMMRELPDDHDAMLEIGADIARFGDDETIFVPRIAGKVLGMFHYTKQDTMTTVGKLVGIVTGMMADYSKPYATIKVDDDGVGGGVTDRLREVIMEKGLNVEVVACHNGGSPEDKEHYANWVTEQWCGIRQRLSDGDLQLPQDDELAAQLSTRKYLLNSRDQIILEDKKTYKKRIHRSPDRADALVLAFAGSGEVDFGLAAALGGAKLYG